The window TCCGGAATTTCAAAACCCGGTCCCAGGGAGGAGGCGCTCAGGGCTCTCAGCAATCTAGGCTATTCACGCAGCGAATTGTTACCGGTTCTGAATCTTGTACTTGCAGAGGAGGAAACTCCTTCTACCGAAGATCTGGTCAAACTGGCATTGAAGAAGCTGGCTTCTCGTTGAAATGTAGGGGGTAAACAGTTTGAAAGAAAGAATCGTTTCATCAAAGATACAGGAAGAGGATACCTTTCAGCATAGTATAAGGCCCCGGACGCTGGATGAATTTATCGGGCAGAAGAAGATCAAAGAGAAATTGGATATTTACATACAGGCGGCACGGGGTAGAAAGGAGTCCCTGGACCATGTTTTGCT is drawn from Bacillota bacterium and contains these coding sequences:
- a CDS encoding AAA family ATPase is translated as MKERIVSSKIQEEDTFQHSIRPRTLDEFIGQKKIKEKLDIYIQAARGRKESLDHVLLYGPPGLGKTTLSHIISHEMGVNIKVTSGPALERPG